In the genome of Candidatus Poribacteria bacterium, the window GCGCGACAGCTTCATCACCTGTCCGACGAGGAACCCCAGCGCCTTATCCTTGCCGCCTCTGAAGTCGGAGACGGGACCCGGGTTCTCCTCGATGGCTTGCGTGACCCACGCGTCGAGCGAGGTGGTGTCCGACACTTGCACGAGACCCTGTTCCTCGATGATCCG includes:
- a CDS encoding Asp-tRNA(Asn)/Glu-tRNA(Gln) amidotransferase GatCAB subunit B yields the protein RIIEEQGLVQVSDTTSLDAWVTQAIEENPGPVSDFRGGKDKALGFLVGQVMKLSRGKANPQRINERLRALLSGDGA